The proteins below come from a single Sorghum bicolor cultivar BTx623 chromosome 4, Sorghum_bicolor_NCBIv3, whole genome shotgun sequence genomic window:
- the LOC8076126 gene encoding squamosa promoter-binding-like protein 4: MEWTAPKPASSPSSPPLLWDWGDHAATGSGSSSGDAPARRGAGKEREAKRARGEDGGGGAEVRCQVEGCGLDLTRVKDYHRKHRVCEAHTKSPRVIVAGQERRFCQQCSRFHALSEFDQKKRSCRRRLSDHNARRRKPQPDAFTFASARLPSSLFDDRRQISFVWNKAPVSHVRPFTSPWDSSSDLKLPHAKETREVSTKVGTITGQVHLDKSHMSNAIPTLSHGKDEPWPMKGPDMSITASKFDGAPDLQRALSLLSVGACGLPDPVHQTSCVIQFTGASENSGDLHLSHGGNSGPASCADGQHIAAQSQSQLVRFTMDTSNNVYEPSFFGVNQIN; this comes from the exons ATGGAGTGGACGGCCCCGAAGCCCGCCTCCTCGCCCTCCTCGCCTCCCCTTCTCTGGGACTGGGGAGACCACGCCGCCACGGGCTCGGGCTCCTCCTCCGGCGACGCCCCGGCGCGGCGCGGTGCTGGGAAGGAGCGGGAGGCGAAGCGTGCCAGGGGCGAGGACGGCGGCGGGGGAGCTGAGGTGAGGTGTCAGGTCGAGGGGTGCGGATTGGACCTCACCAGGGTCAAGGACTACCACCGGAAGCACCGCGTCTGCGAGGCCCACACCAAGTCCCCCCGCGTCATCGTCGCCGGCCAGGAGCGCCGCTTCTGCCAGCAGTGCAGCCG ATTCCATGCCCTGTCAGAGTTTGATCAGAAGAAGAGGAGCTGCAGGAGGCGTCTGTCTGATCATAATGCCCGCCGCCGGAAGCCTCAGCCAGATGCATTCACCTTTGCCTCTGCAAGGCTGCCTTCGTCATTGTTTG ATGATAGGAGGCAAATAAGTTTTGTCTGGAATAAAGCTCCTGTTAGTCATGTAAGGCCTTTCACTTCTCCATGGGACAGTTCATCTGACTTAAAGCTCCCTCATGCAAAGGAAACAAGAGAGGTATCAACAAAAGTTGGGACAATTACGGGACAAGTTCATTTGGATAAATCTCACATGTCCAATGCTATTCCAACACTTAGTCATGGCAAAGATGAGCCTTGGCCAATGAAAG GTCCGGACATGTCTATAACTGCTTCAAAATTTGATGGAGCACCGGATCTTCAGCGTGCTCTCTCTCTTCTGTCAGTTGGCGCTTGTGGATTGCCTGATCCTGTACATCAAACATCCTGCGTTATCCAATTCACTGGTGCCAGCGAGAACAGTGGTGACCTTCATTTATCACATGGGGGGAACTCTGGTCCAGCTTCATGCGCTGATGGACAGCATATAGCTGCTCAGTCTCAGTCTCAGCTGGTTCGTTTTACCATGGATACCAGCAACAATGTCTATGAGCCCAGTTTCTTCGGTGTAAACCAGATAAATTAA